One genomic window of Medicago truncatula cultivar Jemalong A17 chromosome 1, MtrunA17r5.0-ANR, whole genome shotgun sequence includes the following:
- the LOC25483417 gene encoding uncharacterized protein: MMFVSQQWMLSLEILALVFLLGTTFSLAATRKTNKNIITNIFMSPKIELNPGFVSNKVYYDVEFPRGHISLKSFNAELVDDAGNSIPLYQTYLHHWIVIRYHQPKNVTPNSQSGIIFQRNNGFCQEDILGQYYGLGSETRSTNTYIPDPYGIEVGNPAEIPKGYVEKWLINVHAIDTRGVDDRVGCIECSCDLYNVTKDENGNALSPNYKGGLQCCPDNSKCKMRKGFLGPKKSIYLKYTVMWINWDVNFMVPVKVYIFDVTDTLKLSDKSKGISIKHDCKVEYEVEPCSKSNVNGRGCVDVKRASFPMKSGGYVIYGVGHLHTGAIGSTLYGQDGKVICNSNPKYGNGKEAGNEKGYVVGMTTCYPQPGSIKILNGETLILEVNYNNSRRHSGVMGLFYFLVAEKLPHQHV, encoded by the exons ATGATGTTTGTATCTCAGCAATGGATGCTCTCACTTGAAATACTAGCACTAGTGTTCTTGTTAGGCACAACATTCTCATTAGCTGCTACTAGGAAgactaataaaaatattataacaaatatttttatgtctCCCAAGATTGAACTAAATCCaggatttgtttcaaataaagTGTATTATGATGTTGAGTTTCCAAGAGGTCATATTTCACTCAAGAGTTTCAATGCTGAGCTAGTTGATGATGCAGGGAATTCTATACCTCTTTATCAAACTTATCTACACCATTGGATTGTTATAAGATACCACCAACCTAAAAATGTGACACCAAATAGCCAATCAGGTATTATTTTCCAAAGAAATAATGGCTTTTGCCAAGAGGATATTTTAGGACAATACTATGGTCTTGGATCAGAAACAAGAAGCACAAATACATATATTCCAGACCCTTATGGTATAGAAGTTGGTAATCCTGCTGAAATTCCAAAAGGGTATGTGGAGAAATGGTTGATCAATGTTCATGCAATTGATACGAGGGGTGTGGATGACCGGGTGGGATGTATTGAGTGCTCATGTGACCTATACAATGTCACAAAAGATGAAAATGGTAATGCTTTGAGTCCAAATTATAAAGGGGGTTTGCAATGTTGCCCTGATAATAGTAAGTGCAAGATGAGGAAAGGATTTTTGGGCCCAAAGAAAAGCATCTATTTGAAATACACTGTTATGTGGATCAATTGGGATGTTAACTTTATGGTGCCGGTCAAGGTTTATATATTTGATGTGACTGATACTTTGAAGCTATCAGATAAGTCTAAAGGAATTAGTATAAAGCATGATTGCAAG GTAGAATATGAAGTTGAACCTTGCAGCAAAAGTAATGTGAATGGTAGAGGTTGTGTTGATGTGAAGAGAGCAAGCTTCCCGATGAAAAGTGGCGGTTATGTCATCTATGGAGTTGGTCATCTACACACAGGTGCAATTGGATCAACTCTATATGGACAG GATGGGAAGGTTATATGtaattcaaatccaaaatatGGAAATGGAAAGGAAGCAGGAAATGAAAAAGGGTATGTTGTAGGAATGACCACTTGTTATCCTCAACCAGGTTCTATCAAGATACTTAATGGTGAAACTTTAATTCTAGAGGTGAACTATAACAACAGCAGAAGACACTCTGGAGTAATGGGGCTTTTTTATTTCTTGGTGGCAGAAAAGCTACCACACCAACATGTCTAA